A region from the Pseudomonas sp. KU26590 genome encodes:
- a CDS encoding methyl-accepting chemotaxis protein encodes MGVARSCEAASGSAQATRRIAEDSSRDSQRTTASIQQLNQKLTDTANALGKVSEQGQQIQSVVDTIRGIAEQTNLLALNAAIEAARAGEQGRGFAVVADEVRSLSQRTQASTAQIAGTVDSLRSTVSQAVSLMEAACGQAMSDAQSVTGLGERLEEIASAVQIVTDTLAQIATAVEEQAATADEVSGNIQQVDQAAGRLLEGARAVNQAADTLTKGSRALSDNTARFQLG; translated from the coding sequence ATGGGCGTTGCCCGCAGTTGCGAAGCCGCATCCGGCAGCGCGCAGGCTACCCGAAGAATCGCCGAAGACAGCAGCCGCGACAGTCAGCGCACCACGGCGAGCATTCAGCAGTTGAACCAGAAGCTGACCGACACCGCCAACGCATTGGGCAAGGTCAGTGAGCAGGGGCAGCAGATTCAGTCCGTGGTGGACACCATTCGCGGCATCGCCGAACAGACCAACTTGCTGGCGCTCAATGCCGCCATCGAAGCGGCGCGTGCGGGAGAGCAGGGCCGTGGCTTCGCCGTGGTCGCGGACGAAGTGCGCAGTTTGTCGCAGCGGACCCAGGCGTCCACGGCGCAGATTGCCGGGACCGTGGACAGCCTGCGTTCGACCGTCAGTCAGGCCGTCAGCCTGATGGAGGCAGCGTGTGGCCAGGCGATGAGTGATGCGCAATCGGTGACCGGACTGGGCGAGCGGCTGGAAGAGATCGCCAGCGCGGTTCAGATCGTCACTGACACGCTGGCGCAGATCGCCACGGCGGTCGAAGAGCAGGCCGCGACGGCGGATGAGGTGAGCGGCAACATTCAGCAGGTGGATCAGGCCGCTGGCCGGTTGCTGGAAGGTGCGCGAGCCGTCAATCAGGCCGCGGACACCTTGACCAAAGGCAGTCGGGCCTTGAGCGACAACACGGCAAGATTCCAGTTGGGGTAA